Part of the Azospirillum formosense genome is shown below.
CAGGGCGGCGCGGCTCGCCAGATAGCCGCGGTCGAGCAGCCCCTTCACCGGCACCGAGACGAAATCGGGGTCGGCGAGATAGAGGCCGCGATCGGCGAAGGCCAGCCGCCCGGCCTCCGACAGCCAGTGCGCCGCCAGCGCCGGATCGCCGCGGGTGGCGGCCATGTCGCGTCCCTCAAGGACGGCCAGCATCTGCAGCACCGCGACCCCGCCGGAGCTGGGCGGCCCCATGCCGCACAGGGTGTAGGCGCGGTAGGGGCCGCAGACCGGCTCCCGCTCCTTCACCCGGTAGGCCTTCAGGTCGGCCTCGGTCATGTCGCCGGGGTTGGTGGGATGACCGGTCACCGCCTTGACGACGTCGGCGGCGATCGGCCCTTCGTAGAAGGCGGCGGAGCCCTTGTCGGCGATGGCGCGCAGGGTCGCCGCGAACTCCGGGTTCTTCAGCACATGGCCGACCGGCCAGGGCGTGCCGTCCGGCTGGTAGAAGTAGGCGCGCGCCGTGGGGTTGGCCGGCAGGTGCTTCTCCATCGCCAGCTGGCCGTTCAGCCGCGGGCTGACCGTGAAGCCGGTCTCGGCCAGCGCGATGGCCCGCTCGAACAGGCGCGGCCAGGGCAGTTTGCCGTGCGTGCGGTGGGCGTGTTCCAGCAGCATCACCGTGCCCGGCACCCCGACGGACCGCCCGCCGACCACCGCGTCGTAGAAGGGCATCGGCTTGCCGTCCGCTCCCAGGAAGCGCTCGGGCGTCGCGGCGGCCGGCGCGGTCTCGCGCCCGTCGAGGGTGGTCACCGCCTTCGTTGCGGCATCGTAATGGACCAGGAAGGCGCCGCCCCCGATGCCGGAGCTTTGCGGCTCCACCAGATTGAGGACGAGCTGCACGGCGATGGCCGCGTCCACCGCGCTGCCGCCCGCGCGCAGGATCTCCCGTCCGGCCTCCGCCGCCAGCGGATTCGCGGCGGCGACCATGTGGCGCGTGGCGGTGTCGAGGCTGCGGCTGCCGCGCCCGGTCGCGCGCTCCGGCGCCACGTCGCCCGCGGCCGACGGAGTTGTGGACGGCGCCGTCTGGGCTGCGGCCTCCAGCGGCAGCACCGCCAGCAGGCCGGCGGACAGCAACGCCCGCCAGCGGCGGGACAGCAGGATCGGCATCGGCTTCCTCCCCCATTATCATGGCATCCTTGTCGGCGGCCCGGAGGACCACCGCAGGGTGAAGTTTGGCACCGGCCGCCGGCCCCGCCAGTTTGCCAACGACATTCAGCGAACTTTTTTTTGACAAGCGCCCGCTGGCGTGGCAAAGGGCGCGGCTTGTAATTCCCGAATTGGGCATTCCCTAGGAACGTGACGGAGGACGAGGCGTGGCCAAACCCGAATGGGGCGTCAAGCGCATCTGCCCGAGCTGTGGCGCGCGCTATTACGATCTGCGCAAGGACCCGCCGGTGTGCCCGAACTGCGGATCGCAGTTCGATCCCGAGGCGTTGCTGAAGTCCCGCAAGGCGCGCCCGGCGCCGGTCGACGACGTCAAGAAGGCCCCGGTGGTCTCCTCGGATGACGAGGATGCCGAGACCGAGACCGAGGACGAGGAGTCGACGGAACTCGATGAGGTCGAGGACGATGTGTCCGTCGACGACATCGAGGAAACCGACGAGACGCCCGAGGACGAGGACGATGTCCTGATCGAGGACACCTCGGAGCTGGGCGAGGACGACATGGACGAGGTCGTCGACGTCGAAGGCGAGGACGAGGAGGAGCGCTGATCCGCGCTTCCCTAGGAAGGACGGGGACGGCGGGGCGGAAAAAAGGTGGACGGGGCTGAATTTTTCTCTTGCATCAGCCCCCCGTCCTGACCAATATCCCGCTCCACCGAGGCAGGCCGCAAGGCTCGCCGCCCAGAGTTTCGGGGCCATAGCTCAGCTGGGAGAGCGCTACAATGGCATTGTAGAGGTCAGGAGTTCGATCCTCCTTGGCTCCACCAAACACCTCAAGGGCCTGCGCGACACCGCGCGGGCCCTTGGGCGTTTCAGGTCCTTTTTCCGCTGGTTCTTTCCAGCGCCGCCGTCTTGACAGGCGTCAAGGAACCCTCTTTGGTCGGGCGGCACCGTCGGCTTCCGCCGATTCCCCTTTCCTCCCGCTTCGGACACGCCATGGCCGACATCCTGATCGCCAACACCCTGACGGGCGACACCACCCTGGGCGCGCTGAACGCCGTCGATCCGGACGCCGTGGGCCGTCTGGCGCAGATCCATCCGGTCTTCAACCCCGGCGTCGGCGTGCCGGACAGCGCCAGCCTGGGCGATCTCGCCAAGGCCACGGGCATCCCGCTGGACGTGCTGCTGGCCACGGCGCGCGGCGCCATCCACGTCACCGCCCCGGCCGGCGGCTGCGGCTGCGGAAGCGGCGGCTGCGGCACGCCCAGGCACTGAGCGCTTTCCCCCTCCCATTCGCGGCGCCGGTCCCCACCTGTTGGTGGCACCCACCATTGGGAACAGGCTTCGGGAACGGGAGGACAGGCATGACGACGGCCCCAACATCGACCGAGTCTCCGGACGGCTGGCTGGAAACGGTGGTCGTTCCGCGCACCAGCGACATCGGCGGGTTCGAGGTGCGGCGCGCCCTGCCCTCCGTCCGCAAGCGGATGGTCGGGCCGTTCGTCTTCCTCGACCAGATGGGCCCGGCGATCCTCAAGGCCGGGGCGGGCATCGACGTGCGCCCGCACCCGCACATCGGGCTGGCCACCGTCACCTATCTGTTCGAGGGCGAGATCCTGCACCGCGACAGCCTGGGCACCGTCCTGCCGATCCGGCCGGGGGCGGTGAACTGGATGACCGCCGGGCGCGGCATCGCCCATTCCGAACGCTCCGCCACCGACGAGCGCGGGCGCGACCGGCTACTCTCGGGCATCCAGTCCTGGGTCGCCCTGCCCAAGACCCATGAGGAGACCGACCCCGCCTTCGTCCATCTCGGCGCCGACGAGCTGCCGGTGGTGGACGGCGAGGGCAAGCGTCTGCGCGTCGTCGCGGGCGCGGCGTACGGCGTACGTTCGCCCATGAACACGCTGTGGGACACGCTGTACGTCGACGCCTCGCTGGACGCCGGCGCCCGCCTGCCCATCGACCGCGAGACGGAGGAGCGGGCGCTCTACATCGCCGACGGCACCGTCACCATCCACGGCGACCGCTTCGAATCCGGGCGGCTTCTGGTGCTGCGCCCCGGCGATGCCATCACCGTGGAGGCCGAAACCGCCGCCCGCCTGATCCTGCTGGGCGGCGCCGTGATGGACGGCCCGCGCCACATCTGGTGGAACTTCGTCTCCAGCCGCCAGGACCGCATCGAACAGGCCAAGGCCGAATGGAAGGCCGGCCGGTTCGACGCCGTTCCCGGCGAGACGGAGTTCATTCCGCTGCCGGAACGGTGAAGCCGAGCGCCGTCAGCCTCTGACGCACCGCCGGATCGGCCAGCGCCGCCAGGAAACGCCGGACCGCCGGCCGGTCCCGGCGGTCGTTGGGGATGACGAAGTCGTAATGCTCCGCCTGCAGCGGCAGGAAGCCCAGCCCGTAGAGGGTGGCGACGCTTTCGATGGCGACACCCCAGTCGGCGCGCCCCTGGGCCACCGCCACGGCGACCGCGTTGTGCGACTTGGCCTGCGACCAGTAGCCGGTGGGGCGCGCCGCCCCGAGCAGCCGGTCGGTCAGGATGCGCGTGCCGCTGCCGGCGTTGCGGTTGACCAGGATGCAGTCGGGGTCCTGCGCCGCCGCCAGACCGGCCTCCTCGGCCGTTCTGCCTTCGAATCGATCGTCGCCCTTGCGGAAGACGATGCCCTGAAGGCGGCGGTAGCCGGTCACCAGACCGAGCGCCGGGGTCAGGAAGGGGCGGTTGTACTCCCCGCTCTTGGGGTCCATCAGGTGGATGGCCGCGACGTCGCATTCGCCGCGCCGGGCGGCGGCGAGGCCGCCCATGGAACCGACGTTCAGCGCCTTGACGGTCAGCCCCTCCCCGACCAGTTGGCCGGTGATGGCGTCCAGCCCGACGCAATGGCTGCCGATCACGATCAGGTCGGCGGGGCGGGTGTCGCGCCCGATGCGCTGGACCGACACCGGGGTGCCGGCCTCCACCGCCTCCGCCTGCGGGTCGATGGCGATGAAGCCGTCCGCCGCGCTGAAGGCGGTCACCGCGCC
Proteins encoded:
- the ggt gene encoding gamma-glutamyltransferase, encoding MPILLSRRWRALLSAGLLAVLPLEAAAQTAPSTTPSAAGDVAPERATGRGSRSLDTATRHMVAAANPLAAEAGREILRAGGSAVDAAIAVQLVLNLVEPQSSGIGGGAFLVHYDAATKAVTTLDGRETAPAAATPERFLGADGKPMPFYDAVVGGRSVGVPGTVMLLEHAHRTHGKLPWPRLFERAIALAETGFTVSPRLNGQLAMEKHLPANPTARAYFYQPDGTPWPVGHVLKNPEFAATLRAIADKGSAAFYEGPIAADVVKAVTGHPTNPGDMTEADLKAYRVKEREPVCGPYRAYTLCGMGPPSSGGVAVLQMLAVLEGRDMAATRGDPALAAHWLSEAGRLAFADRGLYLADPDFVSVPVKGLLDRGYLASRAALVGERSMGKAQPGEPPFREGRAWGFAEAEEHGTSHISVIDGAGNAVAMTTTIEDGFGSRQMVRGFLLNNELTDFAFTPTEDGKPVANRVEPGKRPRSSMAPTLVFRDGALVASVGSPGGSNIINYVGKTLVALLDWGLDPQAAVDAPNVGSRNGPTELELGTEAEGWIAALEARGHTVKAMELTSGTQAILVTGQGLSGGADTRREGVAVGD
- a CDS encoding TIGR02300 family protein; the protein is MAKPEWGVKRICPSCGARYYDLRKDPPVCPNCGSQFDPEALLKSRKARPAPVDDVKKAPVVSSDDEDAETETEDEESTELDEVEDDVSVDDIEETDETPEDEDDVLIEDTSELGEDDMDEVVDVEGEDEEER
- a CDS encoding pirin family protein, with the translated sequence MTTAPTSTESPDGWLETVVVPRTSDIGGFEVRRALPSVRKRMVGPFVFLDQMGPAILKAGAGIDVRPHPHIGLATVTYLFEGEILHRDSLGTVLPIRPGAVNWMTAGRGIAHSERSATDERGRDRLLSGIQSWVALPKTHEETDPAFVHLGADELPVVDGEGKRLRVVAGAAYGVRSPMNTLWDTLYVDASLDAGARLPIDRETEERALYIADGTVTIHGDRFESGRLLVLRPGDAITVEAETAARLILLGGAVMDGPRHIWWNFVSSRQDRIEQAKAEWKAGRFDAVPGETEFIPLPER